The following are encoded together in the Chanodichthys erythropterus isolate Z2021 chromosome 16, ASM2448905v1, whole genome shotgun sequence genome:
- the si:ch211-178n15.1 gene encoding uncharacterized protein si:ch211-178n15.1: MHSENSRFQTPSCHFCLQQGPRGTPGPVDGSCLRMESGIAPFPKELGIDGGERTIASPPWQVYAKEIPHPCYTWVNVREARWDSPCVREIRRECGCVQRWYYPELPHPFNGGHVLKVRGQRYYLSDQHYGHQREWDDVQAYNSHCTRRRVSFRHHEVRHTVNGPEASRLSSPGKPHCNGADSGQAAFFPTEVPSSKLGRSGVQVDGPQREIRTSQGGVGLESHGNQRKSQGTVREQIKQVVTELEEVLGGLKQVQLEMKEVVQQIDILTSNIDLGEEEPSPSNGLSQDATKSSQTDVVALIHNSHGEEDTSTSDSSLTHSPVAVDLVHINRPSPMRNHTSSPPLEQRSVTVEDKGKRVVKQSSETQRTQRTVNGSCLPHRTARKGQLENHRPPIVPVVCTNSNKTHRLPPYPQNGQVKMRTPPNPGKHKMLSSTIVD, translated from the exons ATGCACTCGGAGAACTCGAGATTTCAAACGCCTTCCTGCCACTTTTGCCTGCAGCAGGGACCCCGAGGCACACCGGGCCCCGTTGATGGATCATGTCTGCGTATGGAGTCCGGCATAGCCCCGTTCCCAAAGGAGTTGGGGATAGACGGAGGCGAGAGGACCATTGCGTCACCGCCGTGGCAGGTTTACGCCAAGGAAATACCGCATCCATGCTATACCTGGGTGAATGTACGAGAAGCCAGGTGGGACTCTCCGTGTGTACGGGAGATCCGGCGGGAGTGTGGATGCGTCCAGCGGTGGTATTACCCGGAGCTGCCACATCCCTTTAACGGGGGCCATGTTTTGAAGGTCAGAGGTCAGCGGTACTACTTGTCGGATCAACACTACGGCCATCAGCGGGAGTGGGACGACGTCCAAGCATATAACAGCCACTGCACAAGGAGACGGGTGTCTTTCCGGCATCATGAAGTGCGACACACGGTCAACGGCCCTGAGGCCAGCAGACTATCCAGTCCTGGAAAACCACACTGTAATGGGGCAGACTCTGGACAGGCAGCTTTTTTCCCAACCGAGGTGCCCTCCAGCAAGTTGGGACGCTCGGGGGTGCAGGTGGACGGACCGCAGCGGGAAATAAGGACATCTCAGGGGGGCGTAGGTCTGGAGAGCCATGGCAATCAGAGGAAGAGCCAGGGAACAGTACGGGAACAGATCAAACAAGTGGTCACTGAGCTCGAGGAAGTACTGGGTGGTCTCAAACAGGTCCAGTTGGAGATGAAAGAG GTCGTCCAGCAGATTGATATTCTGACGTCCAACATTGACCTTGGTGAAGAGGAACCAAGTCCATCCAATGGACTCTCCCAAGATGCCACCAAAAGCAGTCAGACTGATGTTGTGGCGTTGATCCACAATTCACATGGCGAAGAGGACACGTCAACTTCCGACtcctctctcacacacagcCCTGTCGCTGTGGATTTAGTTCATATTAACAGACCTTCGCCAATGAGAAACCACACAAGCTCGCCCCCTCTTGAGCAGCGATCCGTTACTGTTGAGGATAAAGGCAAAAGAGTTGTGAAACAGAGCTCAGAGACTCAAAGGACTCAAAGGACGGTCAATGGATCCTGCCTACCACACCGAACGGCAAGGAAAGGGCAACTGGAAAACCACAGACCTCCTATAGTTCCAGTAGTGTGCACTAACTCAAATAAAACCCACCGGCTTCCACCTTACCCTCAGAACGGACAGGTGAAGATGAGGACACCCCCTAACCCTGGAAAACATAAGATGCTCTCATCCACTATAGT
- the jund gene encoding transcription factor jun-D, with translation MGTSLYPDEDIRGISRRMMKKDMSLNLDDQNSSNLKPDLRDAEGILNSPDLGLLKLASPELERLIIQSNGMVTTTPTSQFVYPKSVSDEQEFAEGFVKALEDLHKQNQLNGGPCVPPTLNRLASSSSLALPTDLPVYTNLSTYGSTTVNYSTDTIPFPPPPPAHPMAAQQQQQQLLKDEPQTVPDMQSFGDSPPLSPIDMDTQERIKAERKKLRNRIAASKCRKRKLERISRLEDKVKTLKSQNTELASTASVLREQVAQLKQRVMNHVNNGCQLLPNQVQAY, from the coding sequence ATGGGAACAAGCCTTTACCCAGACGAGGATATCCGAGGAATATCAAGAAGAATGATGAAGAAAGACATGAGTTTAAACCTGGACGACCAGAACAGCTCCAACCTCAAGCCAGATTTAAGGGATGCTGAGGGAATTCTTAATTCACCCGATTTGGGGCTCCTCAAGTTGGCGTCTCCAGAGCTGGAGAGGCTGATCATCCAGTCCAACGGGATGGTGACCACCACACCGACCTCCCAGTTCGTCTACCCGAAGTCGGTGAGCGACGAGCAGGAGTTCGCGGAGGGCTTCGTCAAAGCCCTGGAGGACCTTCACAAGCAGAACCAGCTGAACGGTGGCCCGTGCGTTCCGCCGACGCTCAACAGACTCGCCAGCAGCAGTAGCCTCGCCTTGCCCACGGACCTGCCCGTGTATACGAACTTGAGCACGTACGGAAGTACCACGGTGAACTATTCCACGGACACCATTCCGTTCCCACCGCCGCCGCCCGCGCACCCGATGGCCgcgcagcagcagcagcagcagctgctTAAGGACGAGCCGCAGACCGTGCCGGACATGCAGAGCTTCGGCGACAGTCCGCCGCTCTCCCCCATTGACATGGACACGCAGGAGCGCATCAAGGCCGAGAGGAAGAAGCTGCGTAACCGGATCGCCGCCTCCAAATGCCGCAAGAGGAAACTGGAGCGGATATCCCGGTTGGAGGACAAAGTGAAAACTCTGAAGAGCCAAAACACGGAGCTCGCGTCCACGGCGAGCGTTCTGAGAGAGCAAGTGGCGCAGTTAAAACAGAGAGTGATGAACCACGTCAATAACGGCTGTCAGCTGCTGCCTAATCAAGTTCAAGCTTATTAA